A stretch of Rickettsia rickettsii DNA encodes these proteins:
- a CDS encoding lytic transglycosylase domain-containing protein, translating into MKITIELLISILLLLALKVNANSDAVDNVKQVFTYIDQKNWSQAEDLALEVNNKILTKIVLSQKYLDNKYSDNSFEHVIRFLCNNPDWPQNKLLEERAEEYLNNNTNKKVIVDWFSKHPPLTGKGYKFYAAAASSLIKDQKILLPIIKEAWVYANFTPEEENAYYNKWHKYLTASDHLERIEEHLWKNDIRSAKQSLKYVEQGYRNSFKVQIAIIGKSPNAEKLFKSVPEKYHTSGLLYRYLDFKKMQKPTKEIITLFKKAKNNRKHFAKWCRIQSYYAREFIDYKDFANSYRMATLPFATCPETIREQEWLAGWLSLSFLKKPDQALVHFNKFIKVVKTPISLARGFYWLGRTYAAKGDKQMARKFYEQAAKYSFTFYGQVANIELNRTKLVLPPIPVITSEERKIIENKEIIKAIRLLVKYDKNYLALIYSKAAMKNTKNSAEIQIIANIIKANNNTNHMVEVAKIAAQNNAFIPDCAFPTPYNLVGLPIPPHLTYGIIRQESVFDHKAVSDANAMGLMQLIKGTACDTARSINVKCNVADLTRNPVYNIKLGAHHFKKLLDNHKGSYILSIASYNAGSHNVVKWIDRFGDPRDIKDTRKVIDWIELIPYRETRDYVQRVLENVQIYRVILNKNSSLYFKRDLHACDIAKS; encoded by the coding sequence ATGAAAATCACAATAGAATTGTTAATTTCTATATTGTTGTTATTAGCTTTGAAAGTAAATGCTAATTCTGATGCTGTAGATAATGTTAAACAAGTTTTTACCTATATCGATCAAAAAAATTGGTCACAAGCCGAAGATTTAGCTCTAGAAGTAAATAATAAAATTTTAACAAAAATTGTACTTTCTCAGAAATATTTAGATAATAAATATTCAGATAATAGTTTTGAACATGTAATAAGGTTTTTATGCAATAACCCGGATTGGCCTCAAAATAAGCTGCTTGAAGAAAGAGCAGAAGAATATCTAAATAATAATACAAATAAAAAAGTAATTGTTGATTGGTTTAGTAAACATCCTCCTCTTACCGGCAAAGGTTATAAATTTTATGCGGCAGCTGCAAGTAGTTTAATCAAAGATCAGAAGATATTACTACCTATTATTAAAGAGGCTTGGGTATACGCCAATTTCACTCCTGAAGAAGAAAATGCATATTACAATAAGTGGCATAAATATTTAACTGCGAGTGATCATTTAGAGCGAATAGAAGAACATTTATGGAAAAATGATATTAGATCTGCTAAGCAATCCCTGAAATATGTAGAGCAAGGTTACCGTAATTCTTTTAAAGTCCAAATTGCGATTATAGGTAAATCGCCAAATGCTGAAAAGCTTTTTAAAAGTGTTCCTGAAAAATACCATACTTCCGGTTTATTATATCGTTATTTAGATTTTAAAAAAATGCAAAAGCCGACAAAGGAAATTATTACTTTGTTTAAGAAAGCTAAAAATAACCGTAAACATTTTGCTAAATGGTGTCGTATTCAGTCCTATTATGCTCGTGAATTCATCGATTACAAAGATTTTGCTAATAGCTATAGAATGGCAACGCTTCCTTTTGCTACTTGTCCTGAAACTATAAGGGAGCAGGAGTGGCTTGCGGGCTGGCTTTCTTTAAGTTTTTTAAAAAAGCCTGATCAAGCATTAGTACATTTTAATAAGTTTATTAAAGTTGTTAAGACTCCGATTAGTTTGGCACGTGGGTTTTATTGGCTCGGTCGTACTTATGCAGCAAAAGGCGATAAGCAAATGGCTAGAAAATTTTACGAGCAGGCAGCTAAATATTCTTTTACCTTTTATGGGCAGGTAGCAAATATTGAATTAAATAGGACAAAGTTAGTTTTACCTCCTATTCCCGTAATAACTTCTGAAGAAAGGAAAATTATAGAAAATAAAGAGATTATTAAAGCAATAAGGTTATTGGTTAAATATGATAAAAACTACTTAGCCCTGATATATTCCAAAGCAGCAATGAAAAATACTAAAAATTCTGCAGAAATTCAAATAATTGCGAATATTATTAAAGCCAATAATAATACTAATCATATGGTTGAGGTGGCAAAAATTGCTGCCCAAAATAATGCTTTTATTCCGGATTGTGCTTTTCCAACGCCTTATAATCTAGTAGGTTTGCCTATCCCACCTCATTTAACTTATGGAATAATTAGACAAGAATCGGTTTTTGATCATAAAGCAGTAAGTGATGCAAATGCTATGGGTCTCATGCAACTTATTAAAGGTACTGCTTGTGATACCGCAAGGTCCATAAATGTTAAATGTAATGTAGCAGACTTAACTAGAAATCCGGTATATAATATTAAACTTGGTGCGCATCATTTCAAAAAATTATTAGATAATCATAAAGGTTCTTATATTCTATCCATTGCTTCTTACAATGCCGGAAGTCATAATGTAGTAAAATGGATAGATAGGTTTGGTGATCCAAGGGATATAAAAGATACAAGAAAAGTTATTGACTGGATAGAACTTATACCTTATCGAGAAACAAGAGATTACGTTCAAAGAGTACTTGAAAATGTTCAGATTTATCGGGTAATCTTAAATAAGAATAGTAGTTTGTACTTTAAGCGTGACTTACATGCTTGTGATATAGCAAAAAGTTAA
- a CDS encoding PD-(D/E)XK nuclease family protein — protein MTADYSFLKSFAKYIIDKLGKDTKVQIILPNNFSCLELKKILTDKYKIKLPIIIPFNSLISKKNDSDYISKIEELLILSSIITEYKELPLNNNESLKAAELLRKLFNDLIINNIDIKLIEVYNNSNYWQKIYKFLEYCFLRWQEEISFTQKQTKAVYKLKLLQEEIIKIKTGHKQVILAGIFKPNVFLKRFEEELKDYIIHYNPASKQISDGISYYEPNDIYEETKQISYICSRNKDRRIAIVTNNNKLKRVYCNFLDKYEDLLGNDLRLTNIGELLTSIIKILCNNFDLKLLFLLLKNPLINCPTVQQLELMLSNKNRFISSPKYLLQLQFDNEDIREYCRNLIDILFTDTPHNIQAILTLTKEITEKLLPTIWEKEGGAELLEFLTNLTTYSKYINSTDKKDFPKIFSFLLSNIKYYKNTDAASIIIGRPEDLALCEFDLIILPHFNNENWTLSAKAHPWLSKKALQILNIDYDEIAPTLYSDYFNLFLQNKQIVILNAKKYDGKLSVPSNLFLKLEKGSVSPRDLITGSSNYMDTVVKPRYDKSIEIHSPSFPTTLSVTEIETLIRNPYGFYAKKILGLRKKDHIWEEPKISDFGNLIHKVLEEYSKNYNKQYINLNLLDKQNALINIGNHILYSTILPSYTKKTWQIKLTAFSKAFILFDIERRKNCKEIYFETKGELRLNIVGQDIKIIGIADRIEISKSNNITILDYKTGTIPTKKEIELGLSPQLIIESLMLLENGFTQCNSLSLLCHPQPLLCYSRESRNPVINNNITIAYVKITSTEPYVHTTEIALSIETLNRHKAGLVKLLEHYITNKFFSYDLNLSKYNDYLHLSR, from the coding sequence ATGACTGCTGATTATTCTTTTTTGAAAAGTTTTGCTAAGTATATCATTGATAAATTAGGTAAAGATACAAAAGTTCAAATAATATTGCCTAATAATTTCTCATGCCTAGAATTAAAGAAGATTTTAACCGATAAATATAAAATTAAATTACCTATCATTATTCCTTTTAATTCTCTTATTTCAAAAAAAAACGATTCGGATTATATATCTAAAATAGAAGAATTACTTATTTTATCATCCATTATCACCGAATATAAAGAATTACCTTTGAATAACAATGAATCATTAAAAGCTGCAGAACTTTTAAGAAAATTGTTTAATGATCTTATAATCAATAACATCGATATAAAATTAATTGAAGTCTATAACAATTCTAACTATTGGCAAAAGATTTATAAATTTCTAGAATATTGCTTTTTAAGATGGCAAGAAGAAATATCGTTTACTCAAAAACAAACTAAAGCAGTTTATAAATTAAAGCTATTACAAGAAGAAATAATAAAAATAAAAACAGGACATAAGCAGGTAATACTCGCCGGAATATTCAAACCTAATGTTTTTTTAAAAAGATTTGAAGAAGAATTAAAGGATTACATAATTCACTATAATCCTGCCTCCAAGCAGATTAGCGATGGTATATCTTATTATGAACCTAATGACATTTATGAAGAAACTAAACAAATATCTTATATATGTAGCCGTAATAAAGACAGACGGATTGCAATCGTTACAAATAATAATAAGCTTAAAAGAGTATATTGTAATTTTTTAGACAAATATGAAGATCTACTAGGTAATGACTTAAGGCTTACTAATATAGGTGAATTACTAACTTCCATTATTAAAATATTATGTAATAATTTTGATTTAAAACTTCTATTTTTATTACTTAAAAATCCTTTAATTAACTGCCCTACTGTGCAGCAGTTAGAGTTAATGCTATCTAATAAAAACCGTTTTATATCCTCACCGAAATATTTATTGCAATTACAATTTGATAATGAGGATATAAGAGAGTATTGCCGTAACTTAATAGATATTTTATTTACCGATACTCCACATAATATACAAGCTATTCTAACCTTAACTAAAGAAATAACTGAAAAACTTTTGCCTACTATTTGGGAAAAAGAAGGAGGAGCAGAACTACTTGAGTTTTTAACCAATTTAACTACATATAGTAAATATATAAATTCAACGGATAAAAAGGATTTTCCTAAAATTTTTTCTTTTTTACTTTCTAATATCAAATATTACAAAAATACTGACGCTGCTAGTATTATTATAGGACGGCCTGAAGATTTAGCATTATGTGAATTTGACTTAATTATATTACCGCATTTTAATAATGAAAACTGGACACTTAGTGCTAAAGCTCACCCATGGCTTAGCAAGAAAGCATTGCAGATACTAAATATAGATTACGATGAAATTGCTCCTACTCTATATTCAGATTACTTCAATTTATTTCTACAAAATAAGCAAATAGTTATACTGAATGCTAAAAAATATGATGGGAAACTGTCAGTGCCGAGTAATTTATTTTTGAAGCTAGAAAAAGGTTCTGTGTCACCCCGTGACTTGATCACGGGGTCCAGTAATTATATGGATACCGTGGTCAAGCCACGGTATGACAAGAGTATTGAGATCCACAGCCCCTCTTTCCCAACCACCTTATCAGTAACCGAAATAGAAACATTAATAAGAAACCCATACGGTTTTTATGCTAAGAAAATTCTTGGACTACGTAAAAAAGATCATATATGGGAAGAACCTAAAATATCAGATTTCGGTAATTTGATTCATAAAGTTTTAGAGGAATATTCTAAAAATTACAACAAACAATATATTAATTTAAATTTGCTTGATAAACAAAATGCTTTAATAAATATCGGTAATCATATTTTATATAGCACTATTTTACCAAGCTACACCAAAAAAACTTGGCAAATAAAACTCACGGCTTTCAGCAAAGCTTTTATTTTATTTGATATAGAACGCCGAAAAAACTGCAAAGAAATCTATTTTGAAACTAAAGGGGAGTTACGGCTAAATATTGTAGGTCAAGATATAAAAATAATCGGTATAGCTGACCGAATTGAAATAAGTAAATCAAACAATATAACTATACTAGATTATAAGACCGGTACTATTCCGACTAAGAAAGAAATAGAGCTTGGACTCTCTCCGCAACTTATCATAGAAAGTTTGATGTTACTAGAAAACGGATTTACGCAATGTAATTCTCTGTCCCTTTTATGTCATCCCCAGCCCCTTTTGTGTTATTCCCGCGAAAGCAGGAATCCAGTTATAAATAACAATATTACTATCGCATACGTAAAAATAACTAGTACCGAACCTTATGTGCACACAACGGAAATAGCTTTAAGCATCGAGACTTTAAATAGACATAAAGCAGGATTAGTAAAATTACTTGAACATTATATTACAAATAAATTCTTTTCTTATGATTTGAATTTATCAAAGTATAATGATTATTTGCATTTGAGTCGATAG
- a CDS encoding FKBP-type peptidyl-prolyl cis-trans isomerase: MQKFLSLIIVILILYNIVKLKISPDNNNLTTVEQTASNNSSTNENQTSINNEPPISLNGNLFERTVSKIVINALKTEEGKAFFENILQPLNGPINPNDYTIEVRKDLVKTLFKINTLGSGNIGPASCGHVVTVFYQISDMNNTLISEDTKTFTLGSAPVMLGLDNVIIGMMVGEAREAIIPAKYAVNNSNNIIFDDAYNYKVNVILKSILPQNFVKSNEVKIYDDEIAYRVPLLCGDKVSFNAKITRLSNGKILYDSKAKGQPIDMKIGDITYPLIFSYALQGKVTIGTRSVIAEGKTFKTLGSNINKIISHESLPINEYLLLELGDFKQN; the protein is encoded by the coding sequence ATGCAAAAATTTTTATCTTTAATAATTGTAATTCTAATACTTTACAATATAGTAAAGTTAAAAATATCTCCCGACAACAATAATCTTACAACTGTAGAGCAAACGGCTTCAAATAATTCATCTACCAATGAAAACCAAACTAGTATAAATAATGAACCTCCTATTTCATTAAACGGCAACTTATTTGAACGTACGGTTTCAAAAATAGTAATAAATGCTCTTAAAACCGAAGAAGGGAAAGCATTTTTTGAAAATATTTTACAACCGTTAAATGGACCTATCAATCCTAATGATTACACTATTGAAGTACGTAAGGATTTAGTAAAAACACTGTTCAAAATTAATACTCTCGGTAGCGGTAATATCGGTCCCGCTTCTTGCGGACATGTAGTTACCGTATTTTATCAAATATCAGATATGAACAATACTTTAATATCTGAAGATACTAAGACTTTTACTTTAGGCTCTGCTCCTGTAATGCTTGGCTTAGATAATGTAATAATCGGTATGATGGTAGGAGAAGCACGAGAAGCTATTATTCCGGCAAAATATGCTGTTAATAATAGTAATAATATTATCTTCGATGATGCTTATAATTATAAAGTTAATGTAATTTTAAAATCCATATTACCGCAAAATTTTGTTAAAAGTAATGAAGTTAAAATTTATGACGATGAGATAGCTTATCGTGTTCCTTTATTATGTGGTGACAAAGTAAGCTTTAATGCTAAAATTACTCGCTTATCAAACGGTAAAATACTATATGATTCAAAAGCAAAAGGACAACCAATAGATATGAAAATCGGCGATATTACATATCCTTTAATTTTTTCTTACGCCTTGCAAGGTAAAGTAACGATTGGAACACGCAGTGTTATTGCTGAAGGCAAAACATTTAAAACTTTAGGTTCTAACATAAATAAAATTATTTCTCATGAATCGTTACCGATAAATGAATATCTTTTGCTTGAACTAGGAGACTTTAAACAAAATTAA
- a CDS encoding FTR1 family protein, with protein sequence MFKIALVVFRECLEISLLLGIILVVTKQIEKSRLYIIAGVMLGVVFASIFAFFTRKLSLSFGGIGDELFNSGIMILITILISWTIIWMQGYGIKVKQHINDLSVKIHEGNASYFMLFFLVATTILREGAEIIILVYSISSVETISSSIYLQGVIIGATSGFLLGLVIYFGFIKIANQKYIFKISTILLMLIAGGFAASAAGILTSSGLIMFLSDQLWDSSWLVADRSMIGKILHIVTGYIARPNGLQVLAYFTTILLINIFIQIKLRYSKNNLISVQKNESN encoded by the coding sequence ATGTTTAAAATTGCTTTAGTAGTGTTTCGTGAATGTTTAGAAATATCCTTATTACTTGGTATAATACTCGTCGTAACAAAACAAATAGAAAAATCTCGTCTTTATATTATTGCTGGAGTAATGCTTGGAGTAGTATTTGCTTCAATTTTTGCATTTTTTACACGTAAATTATCTTTATCTTTTGGCGGAATAGGCGATGAGTTATTCAATTCCGGAATTATGATACTAATAACAATTCTGATTAGCTGGACAATAATATGGATGCAAGGTTACGGTATAAAAGTAAAGCAACATATAAACGACTTATCAGTAAAAATTCATGAAGGTAATGCCAGTTATTTCATGTTGTTTTTTTTAGTTGCCACTACTATATTACGAGAAGGTGCAGAAATTATTATTTTAGTATATAGCATATCTTCAGTTGAAACAATATCAAGCAGTATTTACTTGCAAGGAGTGATAATAGGTGCTACAAGTGGCTTCTTACTTGGTTTAGTAATATATTTCGGTTTCATTAAGATTGCTAATCAAAAATATATTTTTAAAATCTCTACCATATTATTAATGCTAATAGCAGGTGGATTTGCAGCAAGTGCTGCAGGTATTTTAACCTCTTCCGGTCTAATTATGTTTTTATCCGATCAACTTTGGGATAGTTCATGGTTAGTAGCAGATAGAAGTATGATAGGTAAAATCTTACATATTGTTACCGGTTATATTGCAAGACCTAACGGGCTACAAGTACTGGCTTATTTTACTACTATATTACTGATAAATATTTTCATACAAATAAAATTAAGATATTCCAAAAATAACTTAATATCAGTACAAAAAAATGAATCAAATTAA
- a CDS encoding dioxygenase gives MKKFIFCFLCLWTLNIFASSKTYPNKLNRCKITRNIFNDYEPKVFETTNNLLRKTGRLSKFYGERILIKGKVLDQNCVPVADAKVYLWQAGSGGKYPYEPLKTRVDKRRFTSKSDSSFTGSGIATTNNKGEYYFISMLPYTSSRYLSSANIRIEHPSLTTLETRLDLSNQNMCDNECGEVNPILIEPQENMPSYCFDLVLQGTTLKRY, from the coding sequence GTGAAAAAATTTATATTTTGTTTTTTATGTTTATGGACATTAAACATATTTGCTTCTTCTAAAACTTACCCTAATAAGCTTAATCGTTGTAAAATTACTAGAAATATATTTAATGATTATGAACCAAAAGTTTTTGAAACTACTAATAATTTATTACGTAAAACAGGAAGATTATCAAAATTTTACGGTGAAAGAATATTAATTAAAGGAAAAGTATTAGATCAAAATTGCGTGCCGGTTGCGGATGCTAAAGTTTATTTATGGCAAGCAGGAAGCGGGGGTAAATATCCTTACGAACCTTTAAAAACTAGAGTTGATAAAAGAAGATTTACAAGTAAAAGCGATTCAAGTTTTACCGGTTCCGGTATTGCTACTACTAATAATAAAGGAGAATATTACTTTATTAGTATGTTGCCTTATACATCTTCTCGTTATTTGAGCAGTGCAAATATAAGAATAGAGCATCCTAGTCTTACTACTCTCGAAACACGCTTAGACTTATCTAATCAAAATATGTGTGATAATGAGTGCGGTGAAGTAAATCCGATATTGATCGAACCGCAAGAAAATATGCCGTCTTATTGTTTTGACTTAGTTTTGCAAGGTACGACGCTTAAGAGGTATTGA
- a CDS encoding cupredoxin domain-containing protein: MEIIKKNKNIIILVGLIFLAVIIYISTSKSSDNKTNDNILEVKIAIQDHKFVPNIVEVPKSTKIRLIVHNEDDTVEEFESYDLHREKIVMPNESIHIILAPLKSGKYEFFGDFHQDTAQGFIIVND; this comes from the coding sequence ATGGAAATTATTAAAAAAAACAAAAATATTATTATATTAGTAGGTTTAATATTTTTAGCAGTAATTATTTATATCTCTACAAGTAAGAGTTCCGATAATAAAACAAATGATAATATATTAGAAGTAAAGATAGCTATACAAGATCATAAATTTGTTCCGAATATAGTTGAAGTACCAAAATCGACTAAGATAAGGTTAATTGTTCATAATGAAGATGATACGGTAGAAGAGTTTGAAAGTTACGATTTACATCGTGAAAAAATAGTTATGCCAAATGAGTCAATACATATTATACTTGCACCTCTCAAGTCCGGAAAATATGAATTTTTTGGAGATTTTCATCAAGATACGGCGCAGGGTTTTATAATTGTTAATGATTAG
- a CDS encoding TlpA disulfide reductase family protein: MTLRNYNKYLIYIIVFLLYIIIFIPKIHARLYEQPKDKLAFLRGSSVPDNIIFFDEEKNQYSLDQFEGKTILLVFWATWSAPCVKEMPDLDMLQKDFRKLPFSVIPISEDYQDIKVVKEYFKSYQIRYLPIYHDYRNELFKALGVVSLPTSILIDPNGKIVTSFVGNTNWYDEKVRGTILSAISGNYPEPKNSYNAQSLNKPAKPLLPIKKDAL, translated from the coding sequence ATGACCTTAAGAAATTATAATAAATATCTTATATATATTATAGTATTTTTATTATATATAATAATTTTTATTCCTAAAATTCATGCTAGGCTCTATGAGCAGCCTAAGGATAAATTAGCATTTTTAAGAGGTTCAAGCGTTCCTGATAATATAATTTTTTTTGATGAAGAAAAAAATCAATATTCTCTTGATCAGTTTGAAGGAAAGACTATATTGTTAGTGTTTTGGGCTACTTGGAGTGCTCCTTGTGTCAAAGAAATGCCTGACCTTGATATGTTGCAAAAAGATTTTAGGAAATTACCTTTTTCAGTAATTCCGATTTCAGAAGATTATCAAGACATAAAAGTTGTGAAAGAATATTTTAAAAGCTATCAAATAAGATATTTGCCGATTTATCATGATTATAGAAATGAATTATTTAAAGCCTTAGGGGTTGTTAGTTTGCCGACTAGTATATTAATAGACCCAAACGGCAAAATAGTAACTAGCTTTGTCGGCAATACAAATTGGTATGACGAAAAAGTTAGAGGTACTATTTTATCTGCCATTTCCGGAAATTATCCTGAACCTAAAAATAGTTATAACGCGCAATCTCTGAATAAACCGGCTAAGCCTTTGCTGCCAATAAAAAAGGATGCTCTATAG
- the dut gene encoding dUTP diphosphatase, producing MTITQVKIKKLENFSGSLPEYATEHSAGMDLIAANEQPITIKAAAIQLIPTGIAIALPDSFEAQIRPRSGLAVKHGITVANSPGTIDADYRGEIKVILINLGKEDFIIEKGMRIAQMIIAKYERILWEESISLMETMRGSGGFGSTGV from the coding sequence ATGACAATAACACAAGTTAAAATTAAAAAACTAGAAAATTTTTCCGGCAGTTTGCCGGAATATGCTACAGAGCATAGTGCGGGGATGGATTTAATAGCCGCAAACGAGCAACCTATAACAATAAAAGCAGCCGCAATACAGCTAATTCCAACAGGCATCGCTATAGCACTACCGGATTCGTTTGAAGCCCAAATAAGACCCCGTTCGGGTCTTGCCGTTAAACACGGTATCACGGTTGCTAATTCACCCGGTACTATTGATGCAGATTATCGAGGTGAAATAAAGGTCATTCTTATTAATCTCGGTAAAGAAGATTTTATTATAGAAAAAGGCATGCGAATTGCACAGATGATAATCGCAAAGTACGAACGTATATTATGGGAAGAAAGTATTAGTCTTATGGAAACGATGCGTGGTAGCGGTGGCTTTGGTTCTACCGGTGTTTAG
- a CDS encoding LD-carboxypeptidase has translation MILKNISLLIILFFSISTFAAGHSLKNISITVVAPATGADNKTLSDLKNINGLNLQISSKCFAKGKLPFLASSDEVRFNCLRDALFDESDNIVWSLRGGYGSARIIPDLLKLSKPNKEKFFIGYSDITALHLFLSQEWGWKTIHGSNIADLLKPEQDQGNFTKLAEILKGKVKQVTIDNLVPLNDIAKSSDLVNGKLTGGNLTMVQTSIGTSWQIKTKGKILFLEDVNVVPFRLDRELLHLKQAGLLEDVKAIIFGSFGKDFDATMLVLRNFADSLDIPVFKTNRFGHEKINDPIIYNTNSKIIKSKAFKLVMGL, from the coding sequence ATGATTCTTAAAAATATATCTTTACTAATAATATTATTTTTTTCAATATCAACTTTTGCTGCTGGTCATAGTCTAAAAAATATCTCTATTACTGTTGTTGCTCCGGCAACAGGAGCGGATAATAAAACCTTGTCGGATTTAAAAAATATTAATGGACTAAATTTACAAATTTCTTCTAAGTGTTTTGCTAAAGGTAAGCTACCCTTTCTTGCAAGTAGCGATGAAGTAAGATTTAATTGCCTGCGGGATGCATTATTTGATGAGTCTGATAATATAGTATGGAGTTTACGAGGTGGTTACGGCTCTGCGAGAATAATTCCCGATTTACTAAAGCTATCAAAACCAAATAAAGAGAAATTCTTTATAGGATATAGCGATATAACAGCGTTACATCTTTTTCTATCACAAGAATGGGGCTGGAAAACTATTCACGGCAGTAATATAGCCGATCTCTTAAAGCCGGAACAAGATCAAGGTAATTTTACCAAGCTTGCTGAAATATTAAAAGGTAAAGTAAAGCAGGTTACTATAGATAATTTAGTGCCTCTGAACGATATAGCAAAATCAAGTGATCTTGTTAACGGCAAACTAACAGGCGGTAACTTAACTATGGTGCAGACTAGTATAGGAACGAGTTGGCAAATAAAGACTAAGGGCAAAATTCTTTTTTTAGAAGATGTGAATGTAGTTCCTTTTAGATTAGATCGTGAGCTTTTACACTTAAAGCAAGCAGGGTTACTTGAGGATGTTAAGGCTATAATATTTGGTTCATTTGGTAAAGATTTTGATGCCACAATGTTAGTGCTTCGTAATTTTGCAGATAGTTTAGATATACCGGTATTTAAAACAAATAGATTCGGTCATGAAAAAATTAACGATCCGATTATTTATAATACGAATAGTAAGATTATTAAAAGTAAAGCATTTAAGTTAGTGATGGGGTTGTAA
- a CDS encoding S49 family peptidase, which produces MNEVNKSTMANAEFDQIITKRQISKLDQLFASVFGNSKEVIAVLRLSGVIGKVSTMQSGLTLESLNALIEKAFKIKKLKALCLIINSPGGSPVQSELIAKRIRDLAEENKIKIYSFIEDMAASGGYWLACSGDRIYALPSSVIGSIGVVSSGFGFHEAINKLGIERRVYTEGKNKSVLDPFKPINKDDLKIIKDLQKQVYEHFIEYVKTRRAGKLTQQDEILFNGEFWAGQTALDYGLIDGIGDMYSVMKEKFGDNIKFQYLCAKQPWLKKKLGMGSKILTDNLANSLIDAVENKIINDKFDMK; this is translated from the coding sequence ATGAATGAAGTAAATAAATCAACTATGGCGAATGCTGAATTTGATCAGATAATAACCAAACGACAGATAAGTAAATTAGATCAATTATTTGCTTCGGTTTTTGGTAATTCTAAAGAGGTGATTGCCGTTTTACGCCTTAGCGGTGTTATCGGTAAAGTAAGTACTATGCAATCGGGACTTACGTTAGAATCATTAAATGCACTAATAGAAAAAGCTTTTAAAATAAAGAAATTAAAAGCATTATGTTTAATTATTAATTCTCCCGGCGGTTCTCCGGTACAATCTGAACTTATTGCAAAACGTATTCGTGATCTTGCTGAAGAAAATAAAATAAAAATTTATAGTTTTATTGAAGATATGGCGGCTTCAGGCGGATATTGGTTGGCTTGCAGCGGTGACCGGATATATGCTTTGCCAAGTTCGGTTATCGGTAGTATCGGAGTAGTATCAAGCGGATTCGGTTTTCATGAAGCAATTAATAAACTTGGGATAGAGAGGAGAGTTTATACGGAAGGCAAGAATAAATCAGTATTGGATCCGTTTAAACCTATTAATAAAGATGATCTTAAAATTATCAAAGATTTGCAAAAGCAGGTTTATGAACATTTTATAGAATATGTAAAAACAAGAAGAGCAGGGAAGTTAACTCAGCAAGACGAAATTTTATTTAACGGTGAATTTTGGGCAGGGCAAACGGCGCTTGATTACGGCTTAATTGATGGCATAGGTGATATGTATAGCGTAATGAAAGAAAAATTCGGTGATAATATTAAGTTTCAATATCTGTGTGCTAAGCAACCTTGGCTTAAAAAGAAACTTGGCATGGGAAGTAAGATATTAACCGATAATCTTGCTAATTCTTTAATTGATGCGGTAGAAAATAAAATTATTAACGATAAATTTGATATGAAATAA